A region from the Candidatus Bathyarchaeota archaeon genome encodes:
- a CDS encoding HEPN domain-containing protein codes for MIDLEEAESALREGRPNWALFAAQQALEKCFKAAIMAKRRERPPGAHDLMTPLTIVAVRLARLDLRSSEE; via the coding sequence ATCATCGACCTAGAAGAGGCAGAGTCAGCTCTCCGAGAGGGAAGGCCGAACTGGGCTCTATTCGCAGCTCAGCAGGCACTCGAGAAGTGCTTTAAGGCTGCTATAATGGCAAAAAGAAGAGAGAGGCCCCCTGGGGCCCATGACCTCATGACGCCCTTGACCATCGTTGCTGTGCGCCTGGCTCGGCTGGATTTGAGGTCTTCGGAGGAGTAG
- a CDS encoding cation:proton antiporter has translation MDAGKLLLLFSSTIFLGYVSGLFYTKTRVPDMIWLLAFGILLGPVFGYFEREVFLSVSPLMSVIALCIILFDAGINIDIILVARNMVKSVLLTVATFLSIVFSVGFFLNLLMPQMFTLLQAILLGAMIGGASTIAVSSILNGMESIVPDIESCRVTLLMESILSDPICIITSIALIRMVMSPTISPTDVLKEIIYVLFLSSLLGFAIGLIWAEVLDRLRGKPFNYILTIAALFPTYIMAESLVGEGGGPIAALTLGLAMTNSRYIIRRLGVESDVRIDKRRLREFHEEITFMIKSFYFVYIGLTATLSLQHTLLGLGVMTLILIIRYAVATALGRLPGFTAQEKVISRIIFAQGLPVLVMSQLPMIFDPNRRFFPRPEIYTDLAVPIVIGTILVAAFLGPAIASRQLTKKPSSEESSKLQRG, from the coding sequence TTGGATGCCGGTAAACTGCTCCTCCTCTTCTCCTCGACCATCTTCCTTGGCTATGTCAGCGGCCTCTTCTACACCAAGACGAGGGTGCCGGATATGATCTGGCTTCTAGCCTTCGGGATCCTTCTCGGCCCAGTATTCGGATACTTCGAGAGGGAGGTCTTCCTCTCCGTCTCGCCTTTGATGAGCGTGATAGCCCTCTGCATCATCCTTTTCGACGCAGGGATAAACATAGACATAATTCTAGTGGCTAGGAATATGGTGAAATCGGTCCTCTTAACGGTTGCAACATTCCTCTCAATCGTCTTTTCAGTGGGATTTTTCCTAAATCTCCTCATGCCCCAGATGTTTACCCTTCTGCAGGCTATACTTCTTGGAGCTATGATCGGGGGCGCCAGCACCATCGCGGTCTCATCCATCCTCAACGGCATGGAGAGTATCGTGCCTGATATTGAGAGCTGCCGCGTCACCCTCCTTATGGAGTCCATACTCTCCGATCCAATATGCATCATAACCTCAATAGCCCTCATCCGTATGGTCATGTCGCCGACAATATCTCCCACAGACGTTCTTAAAGAGATCATCTATGTCCTCTTCTTATCCTCCCTCTTGGGATTCGCCATCGGCCTAATATGGGCTGAGGTGCTGGATAGGCTCAGGGGTAAGCCCTTCAACTATATCCTCACCATAGCGGCGCTCTTCCCCACCTACATCATGGCGGAGAGTCTTGTAGGTGAGGGTGGAGGCCCCATAGCAGCCCTAACCCTGGGCCTGGCTATGACAAACTCCAGATACATTATAAGGAGGTTGGGGGTTGAGAGCGATGTCAGGATAGATAAGAGGAGGTTGAGGGAGTTCCATGAGGAGATAACCTTCATGATAAAATCCTTCTACTTCGTCTACATAGGCCTCACCGCTACCCTCTCCCTCCAGCATACCTTACTCGGGCTTGGAGTTATGACCCTGATCCTCATCATTAGATACGCAGTTGCCACGGCACTGGGGAGGCTCCCCGGCTTCACGGCCCAAGAAAAGGTGATAAGCCGCATCATCTTCGCCCAGGGCCTCCCGGTCCTCGTCATGTCTCAACTCCCAATGATCTTCGACCCGAACAGGAGGTTCTTCCCGAGGCCCGAGATCTACACTGACCTTGCAGTTCCAATAGTCATTGGAACTATCCTGGTCGCGGCCTTCCTAGGACCAGCCATCGCCTCGAGGCAATTGACTAAAAAACCCTCTTCTGAGGAGTCCTCTAAGCTCCAGAGGGGATAG
- a CDS encoding PadR family transcriptional regulator, with protein MCGCGRRSAERCHHFPERGWIQFLFLRLLYEKPSHGYQLMEELQRRGFVQPGRLESGSVYTILRRMESRGLLESTWDENISGPDRRVYRVTEAGARFLKAGIEALMARKAVMDDLINFYRIHFEKEL; from the coding sequence ATGTGCGGCTGTGGCAGAAGATCAGCAGAGAGGTGCCACCACTTCCCGGAGAGGGGATGGATACAGTTCCTCTTCCTAAGGCTCCTCTATGAGAAGCCCTCTCACGGATACCAGCTCATGGAGGAGCTCCAGAGGCGTGGCTTCGTCCAGCCCGGGAGGCTGGAATCCGGCTCCGTCTACACCATCTTGAGGAGGATGGAGAGCAGAGGCCTTTTGGAATCGACATGGGATGAGAACATCTCAGGGCCTGACAGGCGGGTTTACAGGGTGACAGAGGCCGGAGCTCGTTTTCTAAAGGCTGGGATAGAGGCCCTGATGGCCCGTAAGGCCGTGATGGATGATCTCATCAATTTCTATCGCATACACTTCGAGAAAGAGCTTTAG